Within Coturnix japonica isolate 7356 chromosome 13, Coturnix japonica 2.1, whole genome shotgun sequence, the genomic segment GAGCTTTTCTCTAAAGCCTGATTACTCTGGCAGTGCCTGTGCGTGTGTGCGTGCTcgggaggggaggaggaggaatttCACAACAAGTGTTGGCGGCCACAACGAGGCCCAGCTGCTCCTGACCCCCCCGGGGCTGTGGCAGTAAGGGGGGGCTCTGTCACCTCCCTGCAGTGATGTGTGGGCAGGGGATGTGGGGGTCATGGCACCGCGGGGTGGGCAGGAggtgtgtgctgcagctctgcatgttGCAGCTCGCCTCCCTTCCCCTGTTTGGTGCCGGTGTGAGCGCGGCCCTGGGGACAAGGGCCCGTGGAGGCAGTGAGCACAGCCATGGCAGTGTGCCACACTCCAGCTCCGTCCCGCATCGGGCACCGGCCCTGCAGGGCTGCGTgttgctggagcagagcaggacgGGAGCCCCACAACTGCTATGGGGCGCTGGGGGAGGAGAGGCAGCGCTGGGAGcccttcagcagcacagggacgtggctgtggggctggggctcccTTTGTGCCCCCCATCTGTGTCTGGATGGCCACCCTTTTAGAGAGCAGCGGAACGGATCTCCACCAAGGTCCGTTCCCTGGAGTTTCTTTGTTCGTGGCGCTGAGTTTCGTTGCAGGGGGAGGAAGAGCTGCTTTGAAAAGCCTGCTTGCTTTCACCAGTACTaactcccttttattttctgcttccagagCCGTGTGTTTTGTATCAGAGCCGCCAACTATGTCTCTGCACTGAAACTGCTGCAGAGTTTTGCGGCCCAGCCTGGAGGACGCGCCCCGTGGATGAGTGCTCCCGCGTGAGCTGTGTCCGGTGGCCGCTGTGTGGGTGCTGCGCCAAGGGCGGCGGGGCTGCTCCGCTTCGGGGTGCTTCTCATTGGCTTTGGTTGTTCCTCTTCCTGCACCATGTCGAGTTCGGGCTCCCATCAAGGCGCTGGGAACAAGCCAGAGGCGGAAAAAAATAGCCAGGATGACTCTCATCCCCCCGTCAGCACTGAGAGGAGGAACAAAAGTGGGATAATTAGCGAACCTTTGAACAAAAGTCTTAAGAAGTCCCGTCCGCTCTCCCACTATTCCACCTTTGGTAGCAGCAGCTCGGTAAGCGAACATTCGGAGAAAGGCAACCCCTTAACTAACGGCAACGATGCGACTGTGGATAAAAGTAATTCTACCTCAAAGCACAAAAGCATCTCTAGTATGCTGAGCAAATTAGACAGGGTGGCGGAAATCTCCTCAGAAGGACAGAACGCCCTACAACAGTTTGCTCAGTCAACAGAAATGCTCAAAAGAGTGGTACAGGAGCATATTCCTCTCGCAAGTGACCACGGGACTGCTATCTCTGATATGGAGGCGGTCTCAGCTGCAGAGACAATGAACGGCCCCTCTGATTTTCCTTACCTGGGGGCTTTTCCCATCAACCCGGGCCTTTTCATTATGACCCCTGCTGGCGTGTTTCTGGCAGAGAGCGCGCTCCATATGGCTGGCTTGGCAGAGTATCCAATGCAGAATGAATTGGCATCTGCCATCAATTCGGGGAAAAAGAAACGGAAAAGATGTGGCATGTGCCCGCCGTGCCGAAGACGGATAAACTGCGAGCAGTGCAGCAGTTGTAGGAATCGCAAAACTGGCCACCAGATTTGCAAATTCCGAAAATGTGAAGAACTCAAAAAGAAGccttctgcagcactggagGTAACCGGCCCCTGTCAGGCACCCTAACCCTTCCTGGGGCAGCTCTCCTGGGTTCGGATCTTGCCCTAGATAATAAAACGCCTGGTActtcctacttttttttcttttccattaacaGTTCTCACcaccagctgtgtgtgctgcccagtgccccTGGCTGCCCCTCTGTGCTGGGTGAGGGCCGGGGATGCCTGGTGCTGGGGCCCTTTGTCAGCATtgaggcagcacagggcagcagtgttgctgctcctgcaccaggcagcagctccGGACCCGGTGTGTGGGTCGGAGGGTGGCAGGGGTGTCTGTAGGGACAGACCTGCGGGCGGTAGCGCTGTGAAGCCGTGTTTGTGGGttgcctgcagcccagccctttGGCTCGCTGCTTCATTCCATGCACTAGTGGGGAGCCCTGTGTTCGGGTGGGAAGTGGCTGCAGGTGAAATccagcacacagggctgtgcctgcactggggcagagctgcttccAGCATCCCATGGTTCAGCTGCCTCCTGGAGTCCATGTGTTCCCAGGGGTGCTGGGATGGCCGCTGCAGTGCAGgatgcagccctgctctggatGTTGTGCCGAGCATCCCCTCCATTCCCTGCACGTACTGCATCTTCGCTCTGCAGGGCGATGCTTTGTGGCCATGGGGACTGTACCgtcacagcagtgctggcccTGGAGCTGCCGACCCACAcactgggctggggctgccttGCTGTGAGCCAGggagggcacattgctggccCAGGGACTGCAGGAAGGGGCGGGTGGGCCGGGTCGTGGGCTGGACTGGAATTTGCCCTGGGCCGTGCACACCCAGCAGGCACACGGTTCTCTGGGTGAGGGCTTGGAGCACTggggagcagctgtgctgtgccgaGGCCCCTCTGCAAATCCCCCACGTACTGTGTGTGATCTTTGTGGTGGCCCATCCGGCCATCAGCTGTGCTTCCCCATCCTtacgctgctgctgctggaggccaGAAGTCACCCTGACATCGGCCAGATCGTGCGTCCTGGCACGAGGGCACGGCCTGTGCTCTGCCCTTCCCCAAGAGATAACCCACTGTTTCCTTAACCACGTCCCACGTTTTCAATTAGCATCAGCTCCGAATGAATcgtgaagggggaaaaaaaatctatttggGCGGTGGGGATGAGGAGAGGGGGACCGTGTCTTTCACAAACCGCTGTATTGCTAAATTATATTCTTGTTCTAATTTGCTGAGTCAGTGATctggaaaaagggagaaaggaaaaaaaaagttcatctCTTCGGAAGAGTCCTAAAGCGGGTCAATAGAATCACAGCTCCCATCAGCCAGACAAGCTGCTCCCTTCTCCAGCGTGGTGCTGGTTTGGGGACAATAAATAGCACGGGGAGCCCGTGAAGCTCCCCTTGATTTGTTGTCCCATTCCACATCTGGCTGAGATCGGAGCTGCTCAGGTAGAGCTTTTGGTTTGATAGTGCTGGGCCCTACAGAGGATGCTCCTGTCATTCCCGGGGCTGTGGAGGCTGGGGATGGTGGGTGACGCTGGGCTGTCTGAGTTTTGGagcaagtgctgctgcagcagccgTGGTCAAGACGTCAGCCTGCGCCCTGTATCTCCTTGGTAGGGCTGAATGCCACACGTGCAGGCAGCAGCGTCCTCAGAGAGCCCGGacaggggctgcagctgtgatTAAACATTGATCTAAAAtcaagcagtaaaaaaaatagaattaaaccTTTATGGAGGCATAAAAATCAGGCTAAGTCCCTATCCCGCCGTTAAGCTTTATCTGCACATCTAAAGAGCCTGAATAACTGGTTGCTGCTGGTGTCCTGCTGGAGTGGCTGCTGGACCAGGCGGGTCGTGGGCtttgcagcaggcagcagcacaaccCTGCACCCACCGGGCTGCTCTGCAACCTGCCAGCCCCCGGCAGAGCTGCGGCCCTGGACATGTAGCTCGGggctttgctgctgagctgtagGGCACACGGAGGCCGCAGACGATGGGGATTTTACCCAATAGAGCTGTCCTCCATCTGTAAGAGCCTCGGTGAGCTGACTGTGCTGCTCCTGTTAATGCTGGTGTGGTGGTTGTTGTCACATTGCAGGGATGaggcaagatctgcccttggGCATCAGCACTACAGCCCTTTGTCTCCCTTTGGTAATGGAGAGCTGCCTCAGACACCTCCCAGGCCTGTTAGGAgttccctctcctcttcctcccaggTGAGGGGTATCTGAAGAGCTGCCCCTTGCCCATCGCTGTGAGCCCCGTGACTCAGACGCATCGTGTTCCTCAGACCCTTGGTTACAGTTTGCAGGGATCACAGCTCATCCcggagagcagggctgggtgcgGGGCTGTACCAGTGCAGGGTATGGCCACTGCCCTGGGAAGGTGCCGTGCTCCCTGTTGTGGCACCGCTGTGATGTGTGATGTGGGACCTGGGGGGCTCTCCAGCATCCGTCTCCCTCTGGTGCAGCAGCACGTGGGCTCAGGGAGCTCCCAGCTGTTCTGCAGGTGGTGTCAGAGAACCCATTGGTTCCTCACTGCTCCTCGTGGCCAGGCAGGGTTTGgctgggctgggatggggaATGTCCTCAACaagccctggggctgctgccactgctgtcCCGTGCTTGTTTGGGTGTGGAGAAGTGGAAGGAGAGGGCTTCTGTGGGtgccctctgctctgtcctgctgtCCCTCTGACAGCTGGTGCTGGGTCTGCTCTGTGGGGTGGTGGGAGGTCACTGAGGCTGCTGGGAACATCTGCATCCCTGGGACACGTTGGtgtccccagcagctcctgggtcCCACCGCCTCCAGCAGGACCTCGGCTGCTCCCAGCCTCCTGTGTGGGTGCTGTGTCCCTCCTGCCGTCTGTCCGACCCATCACAGGGTGGGCTGTGGGATGTTGTGGGGACAGGACTGGCTGTACCTGCCTGGCCACTGTGCTCACTATGGCTGAGGGGAAGCCGGGGGTTGTGCCACTGTGGCTGTGTGGCATGGGGAACAAACTGGGAGGGCTTCTCCAGGCCTCCCCTGCAGCGGGCAGTGGGCAGCgggtcctgcagcacagccctgcattgCCTTAGCCGGGAGCCCCACACTGAGcctgctggaggctgagctgtggggttgggcagggctgggtgcccatcgcctgctccagcagctgcgGCCCCAGATcccagccctacagccccaGATCCCAGCCCTACAGCCCCGCAGGGGTCGCAGCCGCCCTCCTAATGCCTTGTCCCTCTGTCCTGCCCCcccccttctctcttcctttccagaaGGTGATGCTTCCTACAGGAGCTGCGTTCAGATGGTTTCAGTAGGAACGGGAATCCCAAAGCTCTGTCATCCAAGTGCAATGTCACTGCTTGCTTGTGTTGTCTCAGGCAAGGGATTTTGGCTGAAATGAATGGATGCACCTGTGTCTCTTTAGaaccaaaaatattttctcgcaaatttcattcctgtttttataattcttttttgtttgtttaacatcTCCGAGTCCTCGTCAGACATTTAACTGCTCtcaattaaaataatcaaaagagaaaagcaatggaTCTGTAAAGTACCGAGACTTAATAGACAGAGTATGGACaatcagtttctttctgtgttttggtgTTGATGTTGTTTATGTGTGAAAGATGCAGTATTTGTGTAGGGAATGTAAATTTACAGTAACCTTTTCAAATCTAGTTACTAATAAGCACTACTGTAATTTAGCACAGTTGTTTAATTGCACCCTCATTTATACTTTTTATTTGATTCTTTCCCGTCATCCAATAGAGTGGATAGTTTCTAGAATGCCTCGACTTCATGTTTATAAATGAGAATATGTTTGAAGCGATGTAGTTCCCCTCTCCTCGCCGCTCACCTGCCTACGTTTAACCAGCGAGAGGTTTGGAATCGCGGACGGAAGGAAACAATTGCTGCACAAATGGCGGTttggggggaaaaggaaaaggagaatttaagaaaggagaggaaaaaaaggcagaaaaaggtccttgtttgttagtttgttcaTGCAGAGCAAGAAATGCCACGTGCAGGAGAGCCCCGCGCTGCAGCGCTCCGCTCCTGGAAGCAATGTTTGTAAACGGGCCGAGGTTGGAATGGAAATCAAACCGACACGCAGGACCTGTGCTGAAGCAGTTCCGAAAAGCgatctttctcttctgttcaaATCCCCGTCTCCAGCTCTCCACACCATTAAattgaaatgctgtttgtaaTGTTTTAGCGATCCAGGCTGGTTTTGtgaataaaatgaatgcatGTTTTGTGTCGTCATTCACAGCTCTGTTATTTCTCCCTGTCCCCACGTGCCACCTGCCCGGCCTGCAGGCGGTGCTGCAGCAGGGGGCTCTGCTGGGACGCTGCTGGGCCAGGgtgggtgtggggctgctggtgctgcaggggctCCTCCGGGTGAGCCAGGTGGGTCGCCGGGCAGGAAATGTCTGGTGTCAGGGATGGCTCCTGCAGTGCCTGGTCGGTGGGATGGGGCACATTGTGCTgtgtgggctgggggctgcactgTGCTCCCAGGACAGGGGGTGCCAGGTGGGTTGCAGTGTGCAGTGTCACCCCGGCTGGGAAGGGGATGCAGCCAAGCTTTGTCCTGGCTCCAGCATCTGCTGTCCAGATGTGTGCCCCGGGCAGCGGAGCAGTGGGGCAGCGTGCGAACGTGGGCTCCGTCCTGTGGGCAGCGAGCCCACAGCCAGGGCAGAGGGCAGCGCCTGGGGCCCCCATGGCTGCCTGCTCTCAGCACGTAGCACGGAGCCTTCTCCAGCAAGGAAAACAGGTTTGGGAGAAACAAAAGGCCGGAGAGCGTGGAGTTCGTGCCACTGTGGAGCGCCCAGGGAGggcccagcagtgctggtgttggggcggtgggggctgcagcctggcccCGGGCTGACCCACCCCCCCCCCGCCCGGCACGGGCCGTGGGGCAGGATGCAGgaagcacagaacaaaatgtgCTTCAGCTGAGCCGGATGGCGGCCCGGCCTCGAGCAGCACCGGCCAGGCGTGACCTCCCACCGGCTGCGCCTGCCCGGCAGTGCTGGGGCCCAGGgtggcagcccccagctctgccccgGCCCTGGTTGGTCGCTGGTGAGGTTGCCATGGGAAGGGGTCCAGCTCTGCCCCAGGTTTCCCCACGCAGCTCCACGTTTTTCACATCTGGGCTACAAACGCCCATCTTGTGGCCCCATCCCTGCCTGTGTTCCTCCCTGCCCTGGCAGTCCCGGGTGCTGGGATGTGCCGGGCACCACCTCTCCCTGCTCCATCCTCCGCCCcgtggcacagagcagctggcactgagcggtgctgcagtgctgcccccCGCCCTCAGCTCTCATTAATCCCAACCAGCCCCCGCGCCCCGACCCGCGGCCCCTCCAGCCGCTGTCTGCAGGCTGCAAAGTTCACACCAATCCTGCTAATCGCAGCCCGGCCGCTGCGCCAAGGCCGGCTCCAGCCCTGCGTCAGGATGCTTTAAGGGCACAGCAGTCAGGATTTGTGAGAAATAGGTCGGCCTgcggcagcagcaggaggttaCTGAGAGATGCTGCGGCATCGGGGAAAAACTGCCGTGGCCTCTGCGCAGcggggagggatgggaggatGGTGGGGTAGTGTGGCCACAGCATGGcactgctgggggctgagcagaggagcagcGATGGGGAGCCTGGTTCTGAGCTGCCCGTGGGGGGTTTGCAGTGGGGCTGCCGACAGCCGGGGGCCAATGGGTCCTGCaaccccccacacacacactacaGGTGGGTGCAGCACTTGTGCCCCAGGCTGTCCcatcacagcccagctctgcagcccacaGTCTGCACTCAGCACATCGAGGTTCATTACTCAGGGGCTGCTGAGGTTCTGCCCCTCTTGAGGTGTGAGcgcccatccctggagctgcccCATGCcgtggatgggccctgggcagcctgaggtGCGGAGGCatccagcccatggcagggatggggctgggaagcTGGAGGGCTCTTCCACTCTGTGGCTCCGGGCAGCCCCACCCGGCACATGGGGCTGGCACCGGCTGCAGGGCACAACCGCAACAGAACGACCCCTGGCTGGTGGCTGTGAGTGACCCGGTGCGATCAGGGGCGGCCCTCGCTcatcaggagcagcagagaggggCTCGTGGGGGTGGGGTCCTTACAGCCCCCACTTCACGTCGGTGTGTGCAGCCccatctcccagcagctcccagcagctcccgcTCATGCTGGGCTCCCAGCGGCAGCACGACTCGCTGCTCGCGGCCAGCCCTGACATTTCGACACGGAGACAGCCGCAGGGGGAGGTTTAAATTGGCTCTGCTGGCAGTACGTGCCTGTGTGACGGGGCGGCACGGCTGCTCTGCGGGAGCCCGGCGTGGCCACAATGCGCTGCGGAGTGGGGGATGTGGGACGGACCCCGgcccagggcagggggtggggCTCATCCCCAGGGCAGCGAAAGGGGCCGGAGCCGGGTGACCCCGCTGGGTGCGGGGCAGGGCTGCGGGCTCTGCCCTCCACCTCCATTTTCTCCCATCGCCACCGAAGTGACCATTTTCCGCCGCGGTTCCGAGCCGTGAGCGCGGCGCTGCGCTCAGCCCCAGCTGGACACGGGCAAGAGGAGGAATGCGACCAGGCAGGTTTGTGCAAACACAGGCACTGCGTGGT encodes:
- the CXXC5 gene encoding CXXC-type zinc finger protein 5 isoform X1; the encoded protein is MSSSGSHQGAGNKPEAEKNSQDDSHPPVSTERRNKSGIISEPLNKSLKKSRPLSHYSTFGSSSSVSEHSEKGNPLTNGNDATVDKSNSTSKHKSISSMLSKLDRVAEISSEGQNALQQFAQSTEMLKRVVQEHIPLASDHGTAISDMEAVSAAETMNGPSDFPYLGAFPINPGLFIMTPAGVFLAESALHMAGLAEYPMQNELASAINSGKKKRKRCGMCPPCRRRINCEQCSSCRNRKTGHQICKFRKCEELKKKPSAALEKVMLPTGAAFRWFQ
- the CXXC5 gene encoding CXXC-type zinc finger protein 5 isoform X2 yields the protein MSSSGSHQGAGNKPEAEKNSQDDSHPPVSTERRNKSGIISEPLNKSLKKSRPLSHYSTFGSSSSVSEHSEKGNPLTNGNDATVDKSNSTSKHKSISSMLSKLDRVAEISSEGQNALQQFAQSTEMLKRVVQEHIPLASDHGTAISDMEAVSAAETMNGPSDFPYLGAFPINPGLFIMTPAGVFLAESALHMAGLAEYPMQNELASAINSGKKKRKRCGMCPPCRRRINCEQCSSCRNRKTGHQICKFRKCEELKKKPSAALEVMLPTGAAFRWFQ